The Nocardia sp. NBC_01329 sequence GCGCGATCGAGGTGATGTTGCCCGCGCCGAGTACCGCGCCGATTCCGTGTGTACGGGTCGGATCGCGCTGGGCGAGTCCGGCGCTCGCCTGCGCGGTGGCTGTGCTGACGCCTCGCTGCAGCCACACCTCGGCGCGGAACCCGCTGAGCAGGAGTCGGTCGTGTAGATCGGCCGGCAGGGCCTGTACGGTGACCCGTCCGCCGGCCGTGCCGAACCTCGCGTTCGCGAGCGGGCCGACACCGCGTTCGAGCGATTCGAGGGTGCGGGATACCGCGGTGAGGTTCGTGGCGAAGACGTAAGGCCCGGACAGCCATTCCTCCCCGACGAGCGGGGACGCGGGATCCAGGCCCTTGACGCGCACTGCGGCATCGACCCATTCCTGCGCGTACCGGCCGGTGAGTGCGCGCATCCGCTCGAGGAGAGCACGCCTGCCCGACAGCGGTAACCGGGACCATCGCCGCTCACCCTCGGTGAGGTCGGCGAGGGCGGTATCGATGACGCTGTCGGCCGCGGCGGCCTGGTCTGTCTGCACGTGAGAACTCCGTAGCTGGGAATCGCGCGGTGAGCCGGACATTCATGAGTGTGACTGTGCTCATGACCGAAGGAAATGTGTCGCTGTCGCGCAAATTCGGGTCTCATTTGTGCGCGGGCACAATTTCACCGTGGTGTGGCTCACTATCGGCCGACTAGACTGGCCGGTATGAGCACGCCCGCGTCCGCGCCTTCCATCGCCCCCCTGGCCGCCGCGCTGGCCGATTCCGCCGAGGCGATGACCGACGTCCTGGTCGACCGGATCGTCGCAGCCGATTCCTCCTATTCGGAATCCGGGCTGCTGACCCACGATCAGTTGCACCGAACCTGCCTGGAGAATCTCGCGTCGGTGATCGGGGCACTCGCCGGAACCGGTCCGCTGCCGCTGCAACCGGCCCGCGACGCCGGGCGCCTCAAGGCCGAACAGGGCATCCCGGTCGCCAGCCTGCTGCACGCCTACCGGTTGGGCGGCCGGCTCATCTGGGAGGAGTTGACGAAATGGTCGGCCGGGCCGGGCGACGCCCGGCTGCACGATCTGGCGACGCGACTGTGGGAATTCGTCGATCTGTACTCCGATGCCGCTGTCGAGGCCTACCGGGAGACCGAGATCCTGCTGGCGCATTCCGACGCCCAAGTGCAGACCCGGCTCGTGCGCACCCTCTTCGACGACCATTCGGGTAATCCGGCTCGGGTGCTCGAGGTCCTGCGCATGCTCGGGTTTCCGGAACGCGGCGCGTTCGCCGTGGCCGCCATCGATACCGAACCCAGCGCGCCCCTCCCCGCACAGCTCGCCACAGCGCTGCGGGATGCCGGGGTCCGATCGGTCTGGGACGCTCAGATCGACGCGTATCTCGGCCTCTTGTCGGCGGGGTCGGCGGCGGGGATCGACCGTGCGGCGGCGACGATCTCGATGTTCGTCGATGATCGGGTGGGTCTCAGTACCATCGTCACCACACCCCTGTCCATCACCACGGCAGTGACCGAAGCGCGACTGGCATCGCGGTCGGCCCGGCCGGGTTCGGCCGCCATGATCCGGTTCGGCGACGAGCCGGCTGCCCATTTGCTCATCGCCGTCCCCGAGGCGGGCCGGCGGGCTGCCACCCAGATCTTGGGGCCGTTACTCGATCTCGCCGCTACCGAGCGCGCTGACCTGATCGAAGCGCTCGACGCATGGTTCCGGTGCGGTGGTTCGGCGGCGGCGGTCGCCGAAACCATCCACTGCCACCGCAATACGGTGCGTTATCGGCTGCGCAAGATTCGTGATCTCACCGGCCGCGATACCACCGACCCACGCCAGTCCGCCGAGTTGTTCCTCGCTCTGGAGGCGCTCGCGCTGCTCGGGTCGAGCGATCCGATCGAGCGGTAGCGGCGGCCGTCGGCACCCTGTGGAGCAGGGATCTTTCCGGCCGATCGCCGAATTCGGACCCATCCGGATCGATGCGCGGATCCGAATGTGAGACGACAACATCTCTTTCAAATGAAAGGTGATAGATGGGCACCGCCAAGCACAGAGCAGTCAGCCCGCGTCGAACCAAGATGGGGTCCATGGTCGTGGCGGGTGCCGTTCCCGTCGTTCTCACACTGGTGGGGACCGGCAGCGCGAATGCGGGGCCGGACCGGTGGATCCCGGTGAACGGCACCGAGCGGGTCGCTCCCGTAGCGGACGAGCCGGCACCGGCCGGCCCTGCTGTCGCCGGGGAGGCCACGGGGGTGGACGGCAGCTCTCCGCAGTGGCCCGCGGCCGAAGCACCGAATGTGCGCCCTTACCAAGGTATCCGGATTCCGGATGACATTCTGTCCTCGCTGCAGTGGGCGCGGACCGCTCCGAGGAACGAATACCTGGCGCCGGTGGATTCCTTGCACGCGCCGGTCCCGGTCGCACCCGTTCCGCCGATCGCACCGCCGCCCGGCGCTTTGCGTTTCGGCGATGTCCAGGTCGAGTCGCCGGATTGGCTGCCCCGTGAACAGGCCATCCAGCTCAACGACGGTTCCGCGACGGCCGAGGCGAATCTCGCGACTTTCCTCGATTCCGTCGGTATGGAGCGCACCCGCTCCGACCGGGTCGCCGGTCAGACAATGGGTGCCGCAGCGCTCGGCGCGGCCGCGGGCGCCGCGGTCGCCAGCCCGTTCGCTGTTATCGGAGCAGGTGTGGGCGGTGCGATGGGGCTGGCGATCGGGATACCGTTCGCGCCGATCGGCCTGGCCGCGGCGCCCCTGGGCGCTGCCTACGGTTTTGCCCTGATGGCGGCCCCGCTCGCCGGTATCGGTGCGGGTATCGGTGCCGGTATCGGTGCGGCGGCTGCCCTGAGTGCTCCGCCCCGGGCGGTCGGATCCGCTCCTGAGGCGCTCGCTCCGGCCGGTCCGGACACGACCGTCGCGGACGATCCGGCCGGTAGCTGATCGGCGTCACCGGGGCAGGGATCCCTGCGGGTCCGGCGGCTGGGCCGCTGTGGTCGCTTCCCGTGCGGCGACGGCGGATCCAGCACACCGAACCGATCGTCACTCTGCCGCGGGAACGAGCGTGTTGTGCCGGGCCGCCACCCACCAGCGTCCGTTCTCGGCGACCAGAACGTACAGCGCGACCATGGCCGGATCCCGGTCGATGAGGACGCCGTCCGCGGTGGTTGCCCGGGCCGACTTGTGGGCGATCGCGATATCCGGGCGGAGGAAGACTATATCGGTCATCTCGTAGGTGGCGTACTCGTCCTTCAGGAACCCGGTCAGTCCGCGGCGTGCGGCCTCGAGCAGCGCGTCGCGGCCGGTGATCACCGTGCCGACCGCGTTACCGGCGGCCGCGTTCGCGGTGAAGCCGCTGACCATCAGTTCGGCGTCGTTGGTGTTGTAGCCGGTTTCGACATCCTTGATCAGGCCCTCGATCGCGGCGATATCGGCGGTGTGGTCGGTGCTCGTATCCCCGAGGACCGGTGCTTCGTTCGTGTTCATGAGGCCATCTTCTGACCTCGAGCTAACTCGAGGTCAACTGCTCCGTTTTGCGGCGGTGACCGTATGTCGGATCCGGAGTCGGTCAGCGCAGTTGGACCACGGCCGTCGCGCGGCCGAAGATCCGGCGGCCGCCGTGGCGGGCGGTGAGAGCGATCGTCGCGGTCCGGTTCACCGGGTCCACCGTCTTCACCTTGCCGGAGTACTCGATATCGGCACCCTCGGCGGTGACATGGACAGGGCTGGTCAGGCGTACCGCGTATTCGCGGACCGCGCCCGGATCGCCGAGCCAGGAGGTGACGTATCCGGCGCCGATACCGATGGTGAGCATGCCGTGTGCGACGGGGGAGTCCAGTTCGGCCAACCCGGCTACCGCGCCGCTCCAGTGGATCGGATTGGGGTCACCGGATACACCGGCGTAGTTCACCAGGTCGCCCGCGGTCAGTCGAACGGTCCGGGGCTGAAGATCATCGCCGGCGGTGACCGTCTCGAAGGCGCGGGCGTGACGGCTCACCGGCGTGGAGGGTATCGAATCGACGACCAGTTCCTCCCACAGGGCATTGTCCGCCGGTGGCCGGGCCGGACTCGGTTCTTGCTCGGTTCCCGGGCGGAAGCCGTGCATGAGAATACCGGACCCGATCTCGGTGAGGCCGGATTCGACGCCGGTCCGGCCCACGATGCTGGTGTGCGAGACGAGGACCGGCCGGCCGTCACGGTCGGTGACCGATGTCCGGAAACCCATGAGGTCGCCACCGAACGCCTGGCGGAACGATTCGAGGCGGACTTCGAAGAACAGCGCGTCGGTGTGGCGGATCGGGCGGTAATAGCGGATCACCTGATCGGTCTGCATGATCTGGCTCAGGTCGTAACCGGTCATGACGGACGCGAACATCTCCGATTGCGCGAGGAAGCCAGGCACCGAGAAAAAGGTCAGCGGTGCGATGAGCCCACCGTACCCGTGGTCCGCGCCGGCGTCCTCCGACCAGTGGACGGGATGATGATCCTGCACCGCGCGGGCGAATTCGCGGATCTTCTCCCGCCCGACGACATAGTGGTCGCGGGCACGGTACCGATATCCCACCGGCAGACCCGGCCCCTGCGCGGAAATCGCTTCTCGAGTTTCGGAAACGGCCATCTCTTCAGAACTCACGTCGGCCCACTTTACCGATATTTCCGTGTTCTGCCGGGTGGGAGAGTGGGTGCGAGCGAACCCGCCGCCGCACGGGTTCGGCAGCAGGTGAGGCGAATTCGGGGGTAGGGGTGGGTGCCATCGCCGTCAGCCGATATTCGCGGAGAGATCGGGGATCATCCGTAATGCCTGATCCGCCCAGTTGTTCCATGCGTGGATCCCGGCGGCGGGGAAATCGTAGTGCACATTCTGTCCGCCCAGGGTCGCCATTCTGATCTGGAAGGCGCGAGTGTTCACCAGGGCCAGCGCCTCGAGCCCCATTCCGTTGACGGTATTGATGCTCGCGCTGTCGGTCGCGGTGGGCAGCCCACTCGCCGCCGAGACCCAGAGTCGGGTGTTGTTCGCGACCAGCCGGGGTGCGGCGACGAACGGGTCGATCCGCAGCCATTTCGGATCCCAGGGCGCGGCCATCGCGTCCACGTTGTAGCCGCCGGCGTCGATCATGGCCACGCGGATCGCCTCCCGCATGCCGGGCGCCGAGATGTTCAGATAACCCGAGTAGGACCCGGCGAAACTGAACTGGCCGGGATGATCGCCTGCCAGGGTCAGGGCGGCGCTGCCACCCATCGACAGCCCGAACACACCGTTGCGCTGGGTGGCGAACCCGAACCGGTCGCGCAGGGCGGCGGGTAGTTCCCGGGTCAGGAAGGTTTCCCATTTGTAGGTATAGGACTTACCGGGTCCCGCCGACAGGGCCTGGAGTCCGCCGGAGCCCGATGCGGACCCTGAGGCCGAGCCTGCGGCCGAGCCGGATCCGGGTGGTACCCCGAGGAAGGAACTGGGTGCGTTCCAGTCGGTATAGAAACTGGACTGCCCACCGACCGGCATCACGACATTGATATTCCATTTGGTGAATTCCCGGGCGATATCGGTATCGATCTCCCAACCGCTGAGGTCCTCCCGCGCCCGCATTCCGTCCAGGGCGTAGACCACACGCGATGTGTTTCCGTCCGCGGCGCGGAATACGCGCGATTTGATCGGACCCATACTCGATTCGACCCAGAAATCCGCTCCGGCGGGGTCGAATGCGGCG is a genomic window containing:
- a CDS encoding PucR family transcriptional regulator, whose product is MSTPASAPSIAPLAAALADSAEAMTDVLVDRIVAADSSYSESGLLTHDQLHRTCLENLASVIGALAGTGPLPLQPARDAGRLKAEQGIPVASLLHAYRLGGRLIWEELTKWSAGPGDARLHDLATRLWEFVDLYSDAAVEAYRETEILLAHSDAQVQTRLVRTLFDDHSGNPARVLEVLRMLGFPERGAFAVAAIDTEPSAPLPAQLATALRDAGVRSVWDAQIDAYLGLLSAGSAAGIDRAAATISMFVDDRVGLSTIVTTPLSITTAVTEARLASRSARPGSAAMIRFGDEPAAHLLIAVPEAGRRAATQILGPLLDLAATERADLIEALDAWFRCGGSAAAVAETIHCHRNTVRYRLRKIRDLTGRDTTDPRQSAELFLALEALALLGSSDPIER
- a CDS encoding SgcJ/EcaC family oxidoreductase — translated: MNTNEAPVLGDTSTDHTADIAAIEGLIKDVETGYNTNDAELMVSGFTANAAAGNAVGTVITGRDALLEAARRGLTGFLKDEYATYEMTDIVFLRPDIAIAHKSARATTADGVLIDRDPAMVALYVLVAENGRWWVAARHNTLVPAAE
- a CDS encoding fused (3R)-hydroxyacyl-ACP dehydratase subunits HadA/HadB codes for the protein MSSEEMAVSETREAISAQGPGLPVGYRYRARDHYVVGREKIREFARAVQDHHPVHWSEDAGADHGYGGLIAPLTFFSVPGFLAQSEMFASVMTGYDLSQIMQTDQVIRYYRPIRHTDALFFEVRLESFRQAFGGDLMGFRTSVTDRDGRPVLVSHTSIVGRTGVESGLTEIGSGILMHGFRPGTEQEPSPARPPADNALWEELVVDSIPSTPVSRHARAFETVTAGDDLQPRTVRLTAGDLVNYAGVSGDPNPIHWSGAVAGLAELDSPVAHGMLTIGIGAGYVTSWLGDPGAVREYAVRLTSPVHVTAEGADIEYSGKVKTVDPVNRTATIALTARHGGRRIFGRATAVVQLR
- a CDS encoding alpha/beta hydrolase, whose translation is MRTRLSPAPVDALNRRTLWLATAALAVLIQAISLISGSTAPARAAFDPAGADFWVESSMGPIKSRVFRAADGNTSRVVYALDGMRAREDLSGWEIDTDIAREFTKWNINVVMPVGGQSSFYTDWNAPSSFLGVPPGSGSAAGSASGSASGSGGLQALSAGPGKSYTYKWETFLTRELPAALRDRFGFATQRNGVFGLSMGGSAALTLAGDHPGQFSFAGSYSGYLNISAPGMREAIRVAMIDAGGYNVDAMAAPWDPKWLRIDPFVAAPRLVANNTRLWVSAASGLPTATDSASINTVNGMGLEALALVNTRAFQIRMATLGGQNVHYDFPAAGIHAWNNWADQALRMIPDLSANIG